A stretch of the Acanthopagrus latus isolate v.2019 chromosome 9, fAcaLat1.1, whole genome shotgun sequence genome encodes the following:
- the LOC119025520 gene encoding zinc finger protein 525, with protein sequence MLDKTSDNGEQTGHCSDCGCSFSLPQVDSDPDSANTSASPVQQHVHKADSPSKCPSCQAGSSLPNGRRPHRRIRLDPHSCSLCTKTFISSAHLALHLASHNKERKYRCNTCGKYFHQSSHLMAHKIIHSGDRPYKCPDCGKSFVRASHLATHRRLHTGEKPFKCTFCDKSFTQKAGLLAHVRLHTGERPYKCEHCGEGFRSLPLLLSHKAAEASGHSKSASTPMPTQPQKTQSSSEDLKCGVCCRTFVRSSYIRLHIRLDKGHRPYHCKVCNKTFVKLDTFVNHCDKHLRQKRDKSKEVKEKVVKPPLFVPTSRPSSPESTQRLTSEVNTRSRAKAKSKTEP encoded by the coding sequence ATGCTGGATAAAACCAGTGACAACGGCGAACAGACTGGGCACTGCTCAGACTGTGGATGCAGCTTCAGCCTACCACAAGTTGACTCTGACCCTGATTCAGCCAACACTTCTGCCTCTCCTGTACAGCAGCATGTGCACAAAGCAGACAGTCCTTCCAAATGTCCTTCCTGCCAGGCCGGCAGCAGCCTCCCTAATGGTCGACGTCCACACCGCCGCATCCGCCTGGATCCCCACAGTTGCAGTCTGTGCACCAAGactttcatctcctctgctcACCTGGCCCTCCACCTCGCCTCCCACAACAAGGAGAGGAAATACAGATGTAATACCTGTGGCAAGTACTTCCATCAGTCGTCCCACCTGATGGCACACAAGATAATCCACAGTGGGGACAGGCCATATAAATGCCCAGATTGCGGCAAGTCCTTTGTCCGTGCCTCACATCTGGCGACCCACCGTCGGCTTCACACAGGCGAGAAGCCCTTCAAGTGCACATTCTGCGACAAGTCGTTCACACAGAAGGCCGGGCTCCTGGCGCATGTCCGTCTACACACAGGGGAGCGGCCATACAAGTGTGAGCATTGTGGCGAGGGTTTTCGCTCTTTgcccctcctgctctctcacAAGGCTGCTGAGGCGTCTGGCCATTCAAAATCAGCTTCAACACCAATGCCCACCCAGCCCCAGAAGACACAAAGTAGCTCTGAGGATCTAAAATGTGGCGTCTGCTGCCGCACCTTTGTACGTTCATCATACATCAGGCTGCACATACGACTCGACAAGGGACATCGGCCTTATCACTGTAAAGTTTGCAACAAGACCTTTGTAAAGCTGGATACGTTTGTGAACCACTGTGATAAACACTTGAGGCAGAAAAGGGATAAAAGCAAGGAGGTTAAAGAGAAAGTTGTTAAACCGCCCCTGTTTGTCCCAACCTCCAGGCCTTCGTCTCCTGAGTCCACTCAGCGTTTAACTTCAGAGGTCAACACACGCTCCAGAGCAAAAGCAAAGAGTAAAACGGAGCCATGA
- the prmt2 gene encoding protein arginine N-methyltransferase 2 isoform X2 gives MQAEKEEDEDDTFPEEYVAVSNFTGSGSDQLSFSSGDALLVHAKPSPEWWWAELQGVIGYVPAGYLRQDAAEEEDTSLEDPWQDEEYFGSYGTLRLHLEMLSDKSRTEAYRQVVLSNSASLRNKVVMDLGCGTGIISLFCAQLAQPSGVYAVEASSMAEYTRQLVKQNSCEEVVTVLQGRAEEIELPEQVDVLVSEWMGNCLLFEFMVESVLLARDRWLKDGGVMWPSSAALTLVPCQANSYYAEKMAFWERPYGLDFTPLQPLAQQEFFAKPKFSHLIEPNDCLTVPCDVILLDMYTLQVKDLEEIKGQFHFCVEKSGVFHGFTAWFTVHFKSLEAGGATVELNTGPNSENPVWRRHMTVTLHWSINGSTEDTDNCQVGTKSFPMWR, from the exons ATgcaggcagagaaagaggaggatgaggatgataCATTTCCGGAAGAATATGTTGCTGTGTCTAATTTCACTGGAAGTGGCAGCGACCAG CTCAGTTTCAGCAGCGGGGACGCGCTGCTCGTCCATGCCAAGCCTTCACCAGAGTGGTGGTGGGCAGAGCTGCAGGGAGTCATAGGTTATGTCCCTGCAGGCTACCTGCGACAGgatgctgctgaggaggaggacaccTCCCTGGAGGACCCATGGCAAGATGAAGAATACTTCGGCAGTTATGGCACACTG AGGCTTCACTTGGAGATGCTGTCAGATAAGAGCCGCACTGAAGCGTACCGGCAGGTTGTCCTCAGCAACAGTGCCTCTCTGAGGAATAAGGTGGTGATGGATCTCGGCTGTGGGACTGGCATTATCAGCCTGTTCTGCGCTCAGCTGGCTCAACCCTCAGGG GTGTATGCTGTGGAGGCAAGCTCTATGGCAGAGTACACCAGACAGCTGGTGAAGCAGAACAGCTGTGAGGAGGTGGTCACGGTGCTCCAGGGACGAGCTGAGGAGATCGAGCTGCCTGAGCAGGTGGACGTCCTGGTGTCTGAGTGGATGGGTAACTGCCTGCTG TTTGAGTTCATGGTGGAGTCAGTTCTGCTGGCCAGGGACCGCTGGCTTAAGGACGGCGGCGTTATGTGGCCCTCATCTGCAGCCCTCACCCTGGTGCCGTGTCAGGCCAACAGCTATTATGCAGAGAAAATGGCATTCTGGGAGCGGCCCTATGGTCTGGACTTCACTCCTCTTCA GCCCCTGGCACAGCAGGAGTTCTTCGCCAAGCCCAAGTTCAGTCACCTCATTGAGCCCAATGACTGCCTCACTGTCCCCTGTGATGTAATACTCCTGGACATGTACACTCTGCAAGTAAAAGACCTGGAG GAAATAAAGGgtcagtttcatttttgtgtggAGAAGTCTGGTGTTTTCCATGGATTCACCGCCTGGTTCACTGTTCATTTCAAGAGCCTGGAGGCAGGAGGCGCAACAGTGGAGCTAAACACCGGACCTAACTCAGa GAACCCTGTGTGGAGACGCCACATGACTGTTACCTTGCACTGGAGCATTAACGGcagcacagaggacacagacaaCTGCCAG GTTGGGACAAAGAGTTTCCCCATGTGGAGGTGA
- the prmt2 gene encoding protein arginine N-methyltransferase 2 isoform X1: MQAEKEEDEDDTFPEEYVAVSNFTGSGSDQLSFSSGDALLVHAKPSPEWWWAELQGVIGYVPAGYLRQDAAEEEDTSLEDPWQDEEYFGSYGTLRLHLEMLSDKSRTEAYRQVVLSNSASLRNKVVMDLGCGTGIISLFCAQLAQPSGVYAVEASSMAEYTRQLVKQNSCEEVVTVLQGRAEEIELPEQVDVLVSEWMGNCLLFEFMVESVLLARDRWLKDGGVMWPSSAALTLVPCQANSYYAEKMAFWERPYGLDFTPLQPLAQQEFFAKPKFSHLIEPNDCLTVPCDVILLDMYTLQVKDLEEIKGQFHFCVEKSGVFHGFTAWFTVHFKSLEAGGATVELNTGPNSDPTHWKQTLFMLDRPVSVCAGDSITGTIVLCRNPVWRRHMTVTLHWSINGSTEDTDNCQVGTKSFPMWR; this comes from the exons ATgcaggcagagaaagaggaggatgaggatgataCATTTCCGGAAGAATATGTTGCTGTGTCTAATTTCACTGGAAGTGGCAGCGACCAG CTCAGTTTCAGCAGCGGGGACGCGCTGCTCGTCCATGCCAAGCCTTCACCAGAGTGGTGGTGGGCAGAGCTGCAGGGAGTCATAGGTTATGTCCCTGCAGGCTACCTGCGACAGgatgctgctgaggaggaggacaccTCCCTGGAGGACCCATGGCAAGATGAAGAATACTTCGGCAGTTATGGCACACTG AGGCTTCACTTGGAGATGCTGTCAGATAAGAGCCGCACTGAAGCGTACCGGCAGGTTGTCCTCAGCAACAGTGCCTCTCTGAGGAATAAGGTGGTGATGGATCTCGGCTGTGGGACTGGCATTATCAGCCTGTTCTGCGCTCAGCTGGCTCAACCCTCAGGG GTGTATGCTGTGGAGGCAAGCTCTATGGCAGAGTACACCAGACAGCTGGTGAAGCAGAACAGCTGTGAGGAGGTGGTCACGGTGCTCCAGGGACGAGCTGAGGAGATCGAGCTGCCTGAGCAGGTGGACGTCCTGGTGTCTGAGTGGATGGGTAACTGCCTGCTG TTTGAGTTCATGGTGGAGTCAGTTCTGCTGGCCAGGGACCGCTGGCTTAAGGACGGCGGCGTTATGTGGCCCTCATCTGCAGCCCTCACCCTGGTGCCGTGTCAGGCCAACAGCTATTATGCAGAGAAAATGGCATTCTGGGAGCGGCCCTATGGTCTGGACTTCACTCCTCTTCA GCCCCTGGCACAGCAGGAGTTCTTCGCCAAGCCCAAGTTCAGTCACCTCATTGAGCCCAATGACTGCCTCACTGTCCCCTGTGATGTAATACTCCTGGACATGTACACTCTGCAAGTAAAAGACCTGGAG GAAATAAAGGgtcagtttcatttttgtgtggAGAAGTCTGGTGTTTTCCATGGATTCACCGCCTGGTTCACTGTTCATTTCAAGAGCCTGGAGGCAGGAGGCGCAACAGTGGAGCTAAACACCGGACCTAACTCAGa cccGACACACTGGAAGCAGACTCTGTTCATGCTAGACAGGCCAGTTAGCGTGTGTGCTGGAGACTCCATCACCGGAACCATTGTCCTCTGCAGGAACCCTGTGTGGAGACGCCACATGACTGTTACCTTGCACTGGAGCATTAACGGcagcacagaggacacagacaaCTGCCAG GTTGGGACAAAGAGTTTCCCCATGTGGAGGTGA